The following coding sequences are from one Sardina pilchardus chromosome 16, fSarPil1.1, whole genome shotgun sequence window:
- the wu:fd46g04 gene encoding endonuclease domain-containing 1 protein: protein MDAFSLKISCLVPLVLLPILSLARVTTFDQCDQFFLNGLSPTVLRDPSNSGRYQQICQCLVDQNGKPQYFYATLYDTQNKMPVYSAYILSHVNMDRDDRWYVEPQIDGGKFECMGGQNQIPIANRGQRQALNRDYDGSGYDKGHLFPVYHTSTKYAMLATSTLTNAAPQDPTFNRGRWRVHEEGLVELAKDCLQAFTVTGVVPGNSQIGDGVRVAKHYWSALCCVKKEGRLSQAFIGPDNNGKVQGLSVKDLETRLSGPDHLNTVFSVFRGGC, encoded by the exons ATGGACGCCTTTAGCCTCAAGATCTCCTGCCTGGTTCCTCTGGTCCTTCTTCCCATTCTCTCGCTGGCCAGAGTGACCACATTTGACCAGTGCGACCAGTTCTTTCTGAACGGATTGAGCCCCACTGTCCTGAGGGATCCCAGCAACAGCGGCCGCTACCAGCAGATATGCCAGTGCCTCGTCGACCAGAACGGGAAGCCGCAGTACTTTTACGCCACCCTGTATGACACTCAGAACAAGATGCCCGTCTATTCTGCTTATATTCTCAGCCACGTCAATATGGACAGGGACGATCGCTGGTATGTTGAGCCACAG ATTGACGGTGGCAAGTTTGAGTGTATGGGAGGGCAAAACCAGATCCCCATAGCCAACCGAGGCCAGAGGCAGGCTCTGAACAGAGACTATGACGGCTCTGGCTATGACAAAGGCCACCTGTTCCCGGTGTACCACACGTCCACCAAATACGCCATGCTGGCGACCTCCACCCTGACCAACGCTGCCCCACAGGACCCCACCTTCAACAGGGGCAGGTGGAGGGTCCACGAGGAAGGGCTGGTGGAGCTGGCTAAGGACTGCCTGCAAGCCTTCACAGTCACTGGAGTCGTGCCTGGGAACAGCCAGATCGGGGATGGAGTGAGGGTGGCCAAGCACTACTGGAGCGCCCTCTGCTGTGTGAAAAAGGAAGGGCGTCTCTCTCAAGCGTTCATAGGACCAGATAATAACGGGAAGGTTCAGGGGTTAAGTGTGAAGGACTTGGAGACACGGCTGAGTGGACCCGACCATTTGAACACTGTTTTTTCTGTATTCAGGGGTGGATGTTGA